The Elaeis guineensis isolate ETL-2024a chromosome 5, EG11, whole genome shotgun sequence DNA segment tattggtagaAAGATAATATATGTTAATAAGTGGTATATGTAGAATAGATGGGCAGAGCTATTGGATGGGTATAAATATAAGATAGAGTATACATTTAAATTTCTGTACATGATGTCAGATTTAAGGTATATCTTTCCGAATTAGACGACGAGAATTTTATATTTATGGTTTAttatctccaaataatttttttgaaaaaaatataatatgatttGGTGATCTGTGCTTGCGCATCACAATTCACAGGACGGTGGAACACGTGATGTTATCGCATCGCTCTCTGTCCCTCTCCTTCCTTACCCTTTCCATCACCCAACGGCCGTCACCACCCTCCCCTCCCCCTTCCCCCTTCCCCCTTCCCCGATCCCACATTTCCTCTCCAAAACCCCATTATTCCCATCGTTTGATACCTCTCCTTCCACCAATCGGCCTCCAATTCGATCATCCTTCGATCGAACAAGACTTTTGATCTCAATTCTTTGCTTCCCCCAGCCAACCCCCTCTTTGTATCGTTGAAAAATCCACCACGGATTCGTAACAATCGAATTGGGATCCAAACCATGCCATTCGCACAACCTTGCCGCGGCCCCACCGCCGACGCCGGCGGCTACCACCACAGTTACCACCGATCCGCTTTCAACCGGTCCGCCGCCGTCCCCAATCTCGCCCACTATCCTCACAAGGATTTCTCCTATAGAAACCACCAAGATTACGCCTTTAGCGATGCTGCCGCCTACGCCGGCGCGCCGCCTCCTCTGAAGAGGAGGAGGTCCTACGTCTCCATGTGGGATGAGCATGCCGGGAACCGGGACCGGAATGGAGTAACTGGCAGTAATGGCCTGTCGACGAGTCATGGTTCTTTTATGCAGCCGAGGAGGCGTGATGACGGTGCTGTTCTGGCTCGCAGGCATGAAATGCCTGCGAAAATGGAAGAGGGTGGGGCATTCATGTCGAGGGGTGAGATCGAGAGGTGCTCACCATCCAGAAAGGATGGAATAGATCCTGTTCTTGAAACGCACCTGCGATACTCGTACTGCTCCTATCTTCAGAGCCTTGGAATGAGGCTCGAGCTGTAAGCTGCtgatccttttttatttttttataatgattTACATGTTTGAATTGTGGTCGCTTGTAGTATTATATCTTCTATGTAAAATCAGTGGATGAAGAATTTTGGATCTGTTGGATTGCAGGCCTCAGACTACAATCGGAACTGCAATGGTGCTCTGCCACCGCTTCTTTCTTCGTAGATCTCATGCTTGTCATGATAGATTTGTGAGTTTCAAAGCCTTATTGCAATCAATTCATGCTATCACAaagttttttttgatttatttgtaTCTGATGAGTGCCCTCAAATTGGTGGATAGGTATCTGGAATAGAATAGTTTGTGCAGGAAGAGTACAAAATAACTAGTGTTTATCAGATGGATGTCTTGCATTTAAATAATTAACTCGAACTCAAAATTTCACATCCGTTTTTTGATTGCAATGGCTATCTTGTGGCTTCATGATTCCTTTTTTTGATGCATTTCCAGTATTGTTGCCCTTGATCACGGTGGGCTGTTATTGTTGTATCCCTTCTTTTTTAGTTGTTTGCTTTGCTTTCTGATCCAATGTGGACATTGAGAAAAAACTCCTCAGCTCATAGGTGTGTTGAAAAGAGAGAAATATCTGTTCACTTCTTGGTTAACTTTCCTAACAAAACAAGTAAGAACGATATTAGGACTTTGGGTCCAAAGTTTAATAATGTATGTGAAAAAGCACCCATGCTACTCTCTCTCCAAAGATAGCTCTTTCAGAAAAAAGGTTGGCCATAATATTTTTACATGGACTCCACTTTGAGTTATCCAAAAGTTTGTTGGAAAGCTATTTTAATGGCTAAATCAATGCGAGCTGTTTTTGTTTCAAATTTTTAAGTCTTCTTATAGTCAAACCTTTTCACTTCTTTTACATAGCCAAGGTCATGACTTGTACCAAGTGGTAGAATCAATCCTACTCTCTCTCCTCAGTTATTTTGGTGAACTGAACCGGTATTGTACCAGAACAATAGCCAAACTTGTAATCAAGGTTCATCAAAATGGTACCATGATCTGTACTAGTTGGCTATCAATGTACCAGCTTGGTACTGTGTCGAGACACGGTATGGGATTGTGTATTGATCACTTGACTGGTAtaccattttttttaaattttttgtttcCTCTTTTTTTGGTTTTCACCTATGATTTTGATGTTTTTggttgtttaattttttttaattttgctgTTGTTTTGACATCTTTTTGATCATGAAATGAAATTGAAGTACAATTAAAGTATTTATAAATGAATTTAACACAATATAATAAATGGAGTAGATTTATATTTAAAGTACAAAATACATGCCGACATCTAAAATTTTGTAGTGTCGATATCCCTCATAGATATTGAGATTGTGATTGTAATCTGGGTCTAGGTTAGTACTCCAAGATTCAAAGTAGGCTTCTACATATTTTTGCCCAGTTGCTGGATATGACCATCTGAAGATCGCAGCAACAGAATCCAACCTATAAGTTGCGTGAGAATGTGAAGGATAGTACCCATTTAAATACATTGCCTCAAATAGACCATATCCATGCATGTCAAAGCCTGGCAGGAATACTACATACTACATTtatattagaaatatatttatacttaaatattattgttaattaaaattgatatttaaacataaaatatttagaaaattaattttagttaGGGTCAATGTAGCATCTTATGAGGGATGCTATGCATATTTTCTCAGCCTGTGGGTATGCACAAAAGATCGCttcatttttcaaatttattcaaatttagcTCTAGATCTTCATGTGCATGATCATGCTCAAACTTACCCAAATTACTACCAAAATAATATAGAGAGCAGCATGTACACCCAAATATGCGGCCAGTTTTATGGAAACATtttgatccttattttatttttattagtttataatccaaaaaatatatttttaatttaaaaattcgtAGGCTTAACAAAAATCATGATTGTGACTATATTGCGTATAACATCTGTAGATTTACATCATATCATGAGAGCATGTCAAAATCCAAAATTTTGGCACGATCTCCCCTTATTTTCTCCAATTATTGCCTACTT contains these protein-coding regions:
- the LOC105035855 gene encoding cyclin-T1-3 isoform X1, translated to MPFAQPCRGPTADAGGYHHSYHRSAFNRSAAVPNLAHYPHKDFSYRNHQDYAFSDAAAYAGAPPPLKRRRSYVSMWDEHAGNRDRNGVTGSNGLSTSHGSFMQPRRRDDGAVLARRHEMPAKMEEGGAFMSRGEIERCSPSRKDGIDPVLETHLRYSYCSYLQSLGMRLELPQTTIGTAMVLCHRFFLRRSHACHDRFLIATAALFLAAKSEETPCLLNSMLRASCEISQKQEFAFFPYLLHSQDWFEQYREKVIETEQMILTTLDFELDVQHPYAPLSSVLDKLGLSQTVLLDVAWNLVSEGLRSSLWLQFKPHHIAAGAALLAAKFLNYDLAFHQSFWHEFQTTPSILQDVSQQLMELV
- the LOC105035855 gene encoding cyclin-T1-3 isoform X2; the encoded protein is MPFAQPCRGPTADAGGYHHSYHRSAFNRSAAVPNLAHYPHKDFSYRNHQDYAFSDAAAYAGAPPPLKRRRSYVSMWDEHAGNRDRNGVTGSNGLSTSHGSFMQPRRRDDGAVLARRHEMPAKMEEGGAFMSRGEIERCSPSRKDGIDPVLETHLRYSYCSYLQSLGMRLELPQTTIGTAMVLCHRFFLRRSHACHDRFLIATAALFLAAKSEETPCLLNSMLRASCEISQKQEFAFFPYLLHSDWFEQYREKVIETEQMILTTLDFELDVQHPYAPLSSVLDKLGLSQTVLLDVAWNLVSEGLRSSLWLQFKPHHIAAGAALLAAKFLNYDLAFHQSFWHEFQTTPSILQDVSQQLMELV
- the LOC105035855 gene encoding cyclin-T1-3 isoform X3; translation: MPFAQPCRGPTADAGGYHHSYHRSAFNRSAAVPNLAHYPHKDFSYRNHQDYAFSDAAAYAGAPPPLKRRRSYVSMWDEHAGNRDRNGVTGSNGLSTSHGSFMQPRRRDDGAVLARRHEMPAKMEEGGAFMSRGEIERCSPSRKDGIDPVLETHLRYSYCSYLQSLGMRLELPQTTIGTAMVLCHRFFLRRSHACHDRFLIATAALFLAAKSEETPCLLNSMLRASCEISQKQEFAFFPYLLHSQDWFEQYREKVIETEQMILTTLDFELDVQHPYAPLSSVLDKLGLSQTVLLDVAWNLVSEGQMPLEHSWVQDLMHSSQRHIMLL